The following are encoded in a window of Pagrus major chromosome 14, Pma_NU_1.0 genomic DNA:
- the gpr85 gene encoding probable G protein-coupled receptor 85, translated as MIPPPSMANYSHAGDHTILQNVSPLATFLKLTSLGFIIGVGVVGNLLISILLVKDKSLHRAPYYFLLDLCASDILRSAICFPFVFTSVKNGSAWTYGTLTCKVIAFLGVLSCFHTAFMLFCVSVTRYLAIAHHRFYTKRLTFWTCLAVICMVWTLSVAMAFPPVLDVGTYSFIREEDQCTFQHRSFRANDSLGFMLLLALILLATQLVYLKLIFFVHDRRKMKPVQFVPAVSQNWTFHGPGASGQAAANWLAGFGRGPTPPTLLGIRQNSNAAGRRRLLVLDEFKTEKRISRMFYIMTFFFLALWGPYLVACYWRVFARGPVVPGGYLTAAVWMSFAQAGVNPFICIFSNRELRRCFSTTLLYCRKSRLPREPYCVI; from the coding sequence ATGATCCCTCCTCCATCTATGGCGAACTATAGCCATGCAGGGGACCACACCATCTTGCAGAATGTCTCTCCTCTCGCCACGTTCCTCAAACTGACCTCTCTGGGTTTCATCATCGGAGTCGGTGTGGTCGGAAACCTCCTGATCTCCATCCTGCTGGTTAAAGACAAGAGCCTGCACCGAGCGCCCTACTATTTCCTGCTGGACCTGTGCGCATCTGATATCCTGCGCTCCGCCATCTGCTTCCCCTTTGTCTTCACCTCGGTCAAGAATGGATCTGCCTGGACCTATGGCACGCTGACCTGCAAGGTGATCGCCTTCCTGGGTGTGCTCTCCTGTTTCCACACGGCGTTTATGCTGTTTTGTGTCAGCGTCACGCGCTACCTTGCCATCGCACATCACCGTTTCTACACCAAGAGGCTGACCTTCTGGACCTGCCTAGCTGTCATCTGCATGGTGTGGACGTTGTCCGTGGCGATGGCGTTCCCGCCGGTGCTGGACGTAGGGACGTACTCTTTCATCCGGGAGGAGGACCAGTGCACGTTCCAGCACCGTTCCTTCAGGGCGAATGATTCGCTGGGCTTCATGCTCCTGCTGGCTCTCATCCTCCTGGCCACACAGCTGGTTTACCTCAAGCTCATCTTCTTCGTCCACGACCGTCGAAAGATGAAGCCTGTCCAGTTCGTGCCTGCTGTCAGCCAGAACTGGACCTTCCACGGGCCAGGCGCAAGCGGGCAGGCGGCGGCCAACTGGCTGGCCGGATTCGGCCGAGGCCCCACCCCGCCTACTTTGCTGGGCATCCGGCAGAACAGCAACGCAGCGGGCCGCAGGCGTCTACTGGTGTTGGATGAATtcaaaacagagaagaggatTAGTAGGATGTTCTACATCATGACGTTTTTCTTCCTGGCACTGTGGGGGCCCTATCTGGTCGCCTGCTACTGGCGGGTGTTTGCAAGGGGCCCCGTGGTCCCTGGGGGCTACCTGACGGCAGCCGTGTGGATGAGCTTTGCCCAGGCTGGGGTCAATCCTTTCATCTGCATCTTCTCCAACAGGGAGCTCCGGCGCTGCTTCAGCACCACACTCCTCTACTGCAGAAAATCCAGGTTACCAAGGGAACCCTACTGCGTTATATGA